A region of Helicoverpa zea isolate HzStark_Cry1AcR chromosome 16, ilHelZeax1.1, whole genome shotgun sequence DNA encodes the following proteins:
- the LOC124637519 gene encoding uncharacterized protein LOC124637519, producing METRSRKKRIGPLPGGDRRGTPGADAGCLSMRSVSGEELSRRAPTMQYATADEEVDRINSPLEPFSPSTASYVPSLSSSPSTVSLNAESIVFHQHVSSDTPTPEDVVQEALATELAPAPGTSRARKRWSEEMNKFIWRTYLIATKLNTNKIYLQQLHTEFSLKFPDMQASRQRLGDQCRAIVRNKLLPQETLDQIREEVTTHLQTNSTLQSHTETNTQIHTNTQQVGGQRRRWTTEQNESIIRHYYKITAMEQNRSAYRQPLHQAVITEHPELSGVTEQRISDQLRVILNNKMITDQRLDEIRSEIAQEINSYNNENITLPTTQNGTHTSQSEDTQETQMHLLQNIPSHELNLSIHTQSHSLPTDSQNPELHQNQLPDTDDLEKIKDQFKNTFDRFRNTSPTDRPYIPKQKTSRRLAVIVDVINTKILPQYIARDQDFETTHTITYCAAYTAAICNGAKIRESVLPTQPTQTRKPAWQKRLEKKIESLRRDIARLSEYARGTRSNRLILLIEIIKNKYRIHSQHEEPNLSNDDYLDTLKQKLNAACSRLKRYVTCTLRKKQNSRFVNNEKQFYRTLASNTQNNTSTEAQEILTPPAEELHRFWSGIWAEPVQHNADAEWLDADADIVDKITPMQFDHIPIDVFVTVLCKAHNWKAPGSDRIHNYWYKKLTILHPLLHNHINNFVQTPNSMPHFVTQGLTYLIPKDSDYQNPAKYRPITCLQTIYKILTGCIAELLHQHITIDNNILAEEQKGCRKSSQGCKEQLIIDSVAMKTAFSKKKNINTMYIDYKKAFDSVPHSWLLNILHRYKIHPQITNFLENSMKHWTTTLKTLGPNTTATNDIPIRRGIFQGDALSPLWFCLALNPLSHMLNKSQIGYTIKTPQKHTNLTHLMYMDDIKLYSDSTHSLHRLADITQSFSNDIHMEFGIDKCKTFSVSSGKITENSYTLDSGNIIEPLEPHTTYKYLGFQQARQINQKETKDNLKKKFKHRLNTISRSQLNSRNSSKAINSFAIPVLTYSFGIINWSQGDLLNLQRVINTTLTAHRKHHPRSCVQRMTLPRREGGRGIIDVVNLHNRQITNLRQYFYHHSEHSTLHETVTLADTHLTPLNLADRNPQKNEKITDAKEKIATWRQKSLHGRHYHDLQQPHVDKNASNAWLQRGELFPETEAFMMAIQDQMHADTATHPLKPFNTLRLPADLWRKQIINTVMIK from the exons ATGGAAACCAGATCTAGAAAGAAACGTATAGGGCCGCTGCCCGGGGGCGATCGCCGGGGCACACCTGGAGCTGACGCTGGGTGTCTCAGCATGCGATCCGTCAGTGGTGAGGAGTTGAGCAGGCGGGCTCCCACCATGCAATATGCTACAGCCGACGAAGAAGTAGATAGGATAAATAGCCCATTAGAACCATTCAGTCCAAGCACTGCTTCTTATGTCCCGTCACTATCATCATCCCCCTCCACAGTTAGTTTAAATGCCGAAAGTATAGTTTTTCATCAACATGTATCATCTGATACGCCCACGCCTGAGGATGTTGTGCAGGAGGCACTCGCCACTGAGCTTGCACCCGCCCCAGGCACAAGTCGTGCGCGCAAACGATGGTCAGAAGAAATGAATAAATTCATCTGGCGCACGTACCTAATAGCTACAaaactgaatacaaataaaatttatctCCAACAACTCCATACCGAATTCTCGTTAAAATTCCCTGATATGCAAGCATCTAGACAAAGACTCGGTGATCAATGTAGGGCCatagtaagaaataaattactgcCACAGGAAACACTTGACCAAATAAGGGAAGAAGTCACAACTCATCTACAAACAAACAGCACACTACAATCTCACAcagaaacaaacacacaaatacacacaaacaCTCAGCAAGTGGGTGGACAGAGACGAAGATGGACTACTGAACAAAATGAATCAATTATTAGACACTACTACAAAATAACAGCGATGGAACAAAATAGATCAGCTTATCGTCAACCTCTCCATCAGGCAGTCATAACAGAACATCCAGAACTAAGTGGTGTAACAGAACAGAGAATCTCAGACCAACTACGGGTAATATTGAATAACAAAATGATAACCGACCAGAGGCTCGACGAAATACGAAGTGAGATTGCCCAGGAAATTAACTCTTACAATAACGAAAATATCACGCTGCCAACAACGCAAAACGGAACACACACATCTCAGTCAGAAGACACCCAAGAAACACAAATGCACTTGTTACAAAATATACCTTCACATGAATTGAATCTATCAATACACACGCAGTCACATTCCCTCCCAACAGATAGTCAGAACCCAGAACTTCATCAAAATCAATTACCTGATACCGATGATTTAGAGAAAATTAAAGATCAATTCAAAAACACTTTTGATAGGTTTCGTAACACTAGTCCTACCGACCGACCTTATATTCCAAAGCAAAAAACCTCTCGAAGACTAGCTGTTATTGTAGATGTAATAAACACCAAAATACTTCCTCAATACATTGCAAGAGATCAAGATTTCGAAACAACACATACAATCACCTATTGTGCAGCCTACACAGCTGCTATCTGTAACGGAGCTAAAATCAGAGAATCTGTTCTACCTACCCAGCCCACACAAACAAGAAAACCCGCGTGGCAGAAGAGACTAGAGAAAAAGATAGAGTCTCTGAGAAGAGATATTGCTAGGCTGTCTGAATATGCAAGGGGAACTAGAAGCAATAGACTAATCTTACTAATAgagataataaaaaacaaatatcgtATACACTCCCAACATGAAGAACCCAACTTAAGCAATGATGATTATCTCGACACACTCAAACAAAAACTTAATGCAGCTTGTAGTAGATTAAAAAGATATGTTACCTGTACTTTACGAAAGAAACAAAACTCCCGATTTGTTAATAATGAAAAGCAATTCTATAGAACACTCGCATCAAACACACAGAATAACACAAGCACAGAGGCACAAGAGATACTAACACCACCCGCAGAGGAACTTCATAGGTTTTGGTCAGGGATCTGGGCAGAGCCAGTACAACATAATGCAGACGCTGAATGGTTAGACGCAGATGCTGACATAGTTGATAAAATTACACCGATGCAATTTGATCATATACCAATAGATGTATTCGTGACAGTTCTTTGTAAAGCTCATAACTGGAAAGCACCTGGTAGTGATCGAATACACAACTATTGGTATAAGAAACTTACAATCCTACACCCTTTACTCCACAACCACATAAATAATTTCGTTCAGACTCCAAATTCTATGCCCCACTTTGTCACGCAAGGCTTAACTTACCTGATACCAAAGGATAGCGACTACCAAAATCCAGCAAAATATCGTCCCATTACCTGCCTACaaacaatatataaaatacttacaggatGCATTGCAGAACTTTTACACCAACATATCACTATAGATAATAACATTCTCGCAGAGGAGCAAAAAGGCTGCCGCAAGAGTAGCCAGGGTTGTAAAGAACAGTTAATAATAGATTCCGTTGCCATGAAAACTGCCTTCAGCAAGAAGAAGAATATAAACACAATGTATATTGATTACAAGAAAGCTTTTGATTCCGTTCCGCATAGCTGGCTTTTAAACATCCTTCATCGCTATAAAATACACCCACAAATAACCAACTTCCTTGAGAACTCCATGAAACATTGGACCACGACCTTAAAAACATTAGGACCTAACACTACGGCTACAAACGACATTCCGATACGTAGGGGCATTTTCCAAGGGGATGCCCTGAGCCCTCTGTGGTTTTGCCTTGCACTAAATCCGCTCTCCCATATGCTGAATAAATCTCAAATCGGTTACACCATTAAGACACCACAAAAACACACCAATCTTACTCACCTCATGTACATGGACGACATAAAACTATACAGTGACTCAACACACTCGCTACATCGCCTTGCAGACATCACTCAATCTTTCTCCAACGATATACACATGGAATTCGGAATCGATAAATGCAAGACCTTCTCTGTCAGCAGCGGCAAAATAACCGAAAACAGTTACACTCTAGATTCAGGCAACATAATCGAACCGTTAGAACCACACacaacatacaaatatttaggCTTCCAACAAGCTAGACAGATCAaccaaaaagaaacaaaagacaacctGAAAAAGAAATTTAAGCACCGCCTAAATACCATAAGCAGATCTCAATTAAATTCACGCAACTCATCTAAAGCCATTAATAGCTTCGCTATCCCCGTCCTCACCTACTCGTTTGGGATAATCAACTGGTCCCAAGGCGACCTACTTAACCTGCAAAGAGTCATAAACACCACTCTCACAGCTCACCGGAAGCACCATCCAAGATCTTGTGTGCAAAGGATGACTCTCCCAAGACGTGAAGGCGGAAGGGGAATCATAGACGTTGTTAATCTACACAATAGACAGATCACCAATCTTAGACAATATTTCTACCATCATTCAGAACACTCAACACTACACGAAACTGTAACCCTCGCTGATACCCACCTAACTCCCTTGAATCTAGCCGATCGAAACCCGCAGAAGAATGAGAAAATTACCGATGCAAAGGAGAAGATCGCCACATGGAGGCAGAAGTCTCTACACGGGCGGCACTACCACGACCTGCAGCAACCCCATGTCGACAAGAATGCGTCGAACGCCTGGCTGCAGCGTGGTGAGCTGTTCCCTGAGACGGAAGCCTTCATGATGGCAATTCAAGACCAG ATGCATGCCGACACTGCCACTCATCCCCTGAAACCATTCAACACATTACGTCTGCCTGCAGATCTCTGGCGCAAACAGATTATAAACACCGTCATGATCAAGTAG